The sequence CCTGGCAGTGCGCAAACCTTAGTCCCATGATTGATCTCAATAAATGGAAATGATTGGATTAAGCTATTCCTGAATATGGAATAAATGGGAGGGCAACATGCTTAACCGCATGGAGATGGTCAGGATTTTTTGCACAGCAGCAGAGGCAGGTAGCTTCCGCGAAGCGGCAACCCGATTAGGTATCTCCCCGCAAGGGGTTACCCGAGCCATTCAAGCCCTGGAAACGGAGCTTGGCGAATCGCTGTTTCACCGTAATACCCGCCAGGTGAGCATCACTGCTTTCGGTCAGGATTACGCCAAAGATGCCAGATCAGCTCTGGAGCATTTCGACACGCTATTCCGGTCGCACAGGATGGAACCTGAGCTGTCAGGGAGGGTGGGAATCACGGCTCCACATGCTATTGGCAGGCGCTTCTTAATACCGTTTCTTCAGCCCTTGGCCTCAGCACATCCAGACCTGCAATTCGATCTCCGCCTGGAAGATCAGATGACCGATGCCGTTGAGGCGCATATCGATATTGGCATCAGGGTGGGTGTTATTCGCGACCGGCGCTACGTCGCACGGGCCTTAGCTCCCGTGCCGTTTTACGTTGTCGCAAGCCCGGCGCTAATAGAGCAA comes from Stutzerimonas stutzeri and encodes:
- a CDS encoding LysR family transcriptional regulator; its protein translation is MLNRMEMVRIFCTAAEAGSFREAATRLGISPQGVTRAIQALETELGESLFHRNTRQVSITAFGQDYAKDARSALEHFDTLFRSHRMEPELSGRVGITAPHAIGRRFLIPFLQPLASAHPDLQFDLRLEDQMTDAVEAHIDIGIRVGVIRDRRYVARALAPVPFYVVASPALIEQKTIPRSLDALAQLPLSVLIDQKNGRPWPWLFADGQTFTPRQPALICDDPDTELEATLAGMCFGQIPTYLAEPHLRSGKLISVLADLAPAPWDLFIYRPQQGPVSKRVRLVYDHLKQAFSNPELFPQGLGT